The nucleotide sequence TGCTGTCGCCGGATATCGTTCTGCTCGATGTTCGCATTCCCAAGCTTGATGGTTTTGCCGTGCTTGCACGTCTGCGACAAACCAAAAACACGCCGGTCATCATGGTGACCGCGCTGGCCGAAGACATAGACCGGCTCAGCGGACTTCGCCTCGGTGCGGACGATTATGTCGTCAAACCCTTCAATCCGCAGGAGGTTGTAGCTCGCGTCAAGGCGGTGCTCCGCCGTACAAAAGGCGATCAGCAGGAGACGCTCCGCCGCTTCGGGGCGATTGAAGTGGATTTCAATGCCTACTCGGCTTTCGTCAATTGTAACGGAGAACGGATTGCCCTCCAATTAACACTCAGCGAATTCAGAATTCTTGCTTACATGGTGCGACGTCCCACGCACGCCTTCGACCGTGCCGATATTCTCGATGCCTGCCTGCCGGAAAGCGACGCGCTGGTCCGCACGGTGGATACGCACATATCCAATCTGCGAAAGAAGCTCGAAGCACTTGGGCAGAAGGATTTCTTCCCCGCCGTCCGTGGCATCGGTTATCGCTTGGCAGACCCCAAATGAAGCTACCCACGCTCCCTCTTGCCACGCTGACTGCCATCATAATTGCTGCCATGCTGGTGCTCAGTGTCGGACTGGCCTATCTGGGGGTGACCTCTTATGCCGCTTATCTGGAAGAGGGCGTAGTAAAGAGCCTGCCCGCCAATGCGGCGCAGGCTTACCGCGATATGAATTCCGGCATCGTTCCGGAACCTGCCGCGATCAGGGAACTGTTCGACCATCTTGATGGTCTTTCTGATCCGGTCGACTTTCAGCTCTACTTGTCCGTGCTTGTCTGCGGTCTGTTTTCGGCGCTTATTTGCAGTGTCATCGGAATATATCTGGCGCGACGGATCGCTCGGCCTCTGGAGCAGCTGACGCAGGTAGCGGAGGGGCTAAAATCGGGGGACTTTACCGTCCGGCTGGCGGAATCTCATACGAGCACGGTGGAGGTCAAGAGCCTTATCGAAAGCTTCAATGCATTGGCAACCAGCCTTGAAACTATGGAAGAACGTCTGCGCTTCAACAATATGGCTGTAGCACATGAGTTGCGCACACCACTGACCATATTGCGTGGCTCCATGCAGGGCATGGTGGACGGCGTATTTCCGATGGACACGAAGACGGTGGCGAGCCTTTTGCTGCAGGTGGAGGGGTTGTCCCGTCTTGTCGAGGATCTGCGAACGCTGTCGCTGGCGATAGGACAAAAACTCGTCATGGACCGCGAGCGCTTTGAAGTGGCGGAACTGGTGGACGCCGTAATCGATTCAGCCAAGCCGATGCTCGAAGCAAGCAAGCTTACTGTCGAAAAGGAATTGTCGCCAAGGACAGCGATAGCCGATCGCCAGCGTATTCGGCAGGCCATACTCGCGCTTCTGGAAAATGCCTGCCGTTATGCTGCCGGTGGCGGAGTGTTGCGATGCCAGACTGAACTGACCACTGATGGCTTCATCGCCATACGCGTCCTGGATCGAGGTCCCGGCTTTCCTGAAAATATGGGCGACATAAACGTCAATCCCTTCTGGCGAGGGGACGCGTCTCGTTCGCGGGCCACCGGAGGAACCGGACTGGGCCTTTCGGTTGTGCAGGCGATAGCGGCAGCCCATGGTGGAAAGCTCGAACTCCAAAACCGGCCTGGCGGGGGCGCCATCGTATCCATTCTTATTCCTGGGGACTCTGCAGAGCGTTGCTCCTGATTGCCGCAGCGCACCTCAGAGGGCTTGGCGCGCGCTTCGCACAAAGGGGGTTGTTTTCCAAACCCTGCTCGCCGAATCCTCAACGCCATCAAATTCTCGAAAAGTTCGCAGTCACGTCGGAACTGGAGGGGCTGCCCGAGCACGTGCGGCGCAGCGCTTTACCACGGACGACAAACTGGCCCTGTTGGCGGCTCATGAACCATGCGCAAATTCCGCGAACAGCGAGGATAAAGACCGCTATTATTACGATAATGAGCAGTTCCATAAGGTTATCTACGCCGCCAGTCATTGGGGCTTCCTTGCCGAACAATGCCTCATGCTGCACATATGCCTGCGACCTTAACGGCGCTTACAATTGCGCATCCATAATCGTATGCGTACTTCAATTCAGGAACACACTGAAATCCTTGATGCTATCGTTGCAGGCGACGCCTCTGCCGCTCGTGAACTGCTTCGCAATCATGTCGCAATTCAAGGCGACCGCTTCAATGATCTGATGTCAACAATAGCAAGTGCATTTAGTCGGAAAGAGTAATCTTCGGAGATGAACTGGGAGTCCTGCTTAGACCTTTTACAGGGTGATGAGTTTGATCGCTGTCGCAGTTACTCAGTGCGAAAGAGTGACATATCATCGCAATCGCCCGCCTGATTGGTCTGAAGACCGGGAAGGGCAGTTTGATCTAGTCATTCATTTGGTAGCATGCTCGGGAAGAATGGCAATATTTCATGCAACGACCTGATGAGACTCATTCTCCCGTTTTCGGCGCGACTTCCCATCGAAAGGCGGGTCACGCTATGCCGTCATAGAATAGCTATCAGGGCCTCGGCTGCGTCTCCGTCTATAATCAGGCCGTTCACGATCCCGCTCTTGAGCAGTGCTTTGGCGGCAACGGCCTTCTCCTGCCCGGCGATGAGCAGGACCACCTGAACCTTCTTCAAGTCGGCGAAGCTCAGAGCAATGGTCCGCTGGTTCATCTCGTGTTCGACCTGCTGCCCGTTCTCGTCAAAGAAGATGCCGTTGGTGTCGCCGATGGCGCCGGCAGCACGCAGGCTTTCCAGTTCGGATTTGCTCAACATGTTCTGGCGGCGCAGCAGCGAATCCTCTGTCAGTTCACCGGCACTGATGAAGCAGACGGAAGCGGTACGGGCAATTTCCAGCGCGCGTGCCACAGAGCGTTGGGAGATGAGAACTTTTCGATCTTCGGCGGAATCGGCGATGAAGGGTACAGGAAGGAAGAAGCCTTGTCCGCCTGTCCGCCGCGCCAGCATATGCACAACTTCGAACGGATTATAGGCGGAGTTTGCGGTCAGCGATCCCATCACGGAAATGAAGCGCGCCTGCGGTGCACGTACACCAGCAAGTTGCAGCGTCATCTGTTCTATGGTTCGCCCCCAGCCGGTGCCGATTGTTGCATCCTCATGATCGGCCAGAAAGCTTTTCAGATAGGTGGCGGCTGCAACACCGACAGCTCGGAATGATACCTGTTTGCGGATTTCAGAGGCAGTGTCGTCATCGGATTGAAAGCCAAATGGCGGTGTTGAAATACAAAAATCCAGACCGTACTGACGCATCAGCTCATTTTCCACGGGCAATGTGCCAGCGTTCTGATGGTCGATGGAGATGCTGACGAGACCGCTTTCGCGGGCTTCGCCCAGTATCTTGTTTACACGGGCCCGGGTCAGGCCGAGACGGGATGCTGTCGCCTCCTGGTTGAATCCTCCAACATAGTAGAGCCACGCCACGCGCACCATGAGGCTGTCTTCGGATTCGCTCATCTGTCTCTCTTTCGATTTTTCATTCACCAAATTACAAATGTATTTCTATTTGACATTTGTAATTTGGTGACGCTTAATACCAATCGTTCCGGCGGACAAGAGCGCGAAAGGGCAGTGAGGTCAATCGGAAACGAAACTGGCGCAAGGCGACGGAATGGTGGTTCTGGAGGAGCAGAAACAGGCATTCGCCGATGCGACAGAAGGGGAGAACGGCGGAGCGCCGATGGCGCTTTTCGCGATGGTCACGGTCCAGTTCGACGTCAAGCGAACTGAATGTGCCTGCAAGCAGCAATCAAAGTCGGATGTGGAGCCAACCACATGGCTTTTGGGAGGAAAAAATGGGTTCTGGATTTTTCAAGAAAGCAGTGGCTGTCACGGCCCTTGCCATGCTTATGGGCACGGCAAGCGCTTCAGCTACAAATGTAGCCTGGGTGCATTCCAACGCTGCTGCGCAGTCCGAGCAGCGCGCAAAGGCGGGCTTTGATGCCTGGCTCAAGGAGACGAACAAGGACTGGAGCATAAGCGTGCTTGATAGCGGTGGCTCCGGTGAGCGCACGGCGTCGAACATTCAGGATGCGGCCTCGCGCGGGGTGGATGCGATCATCGTCAGCATGTCGGATTTGCGCGCTTCACGCGCTGCCATCGATTCCGCTGTTGCGGCCAAGATTCCGGTTTTCGCTATCGATAGCGGCCAGGTCGACGGTGTGGTGGTGGATGTGACCACCAATAACTGGGCAATGTCGGCCGATGTGTCGCCCTTTTTGCTCAATGAGATGGGCGGCAAGGGCAATCTTGTCTTCCTGCGTATGGCTGAGCACCATGGCACGCGCAAGCGCGGCGACGTGATGGAGACCGTGCTGAAGGAATACCCGGAAGTAAAGGTAATCGCTGAGCATAATATCGACTACACGGCGTTCTTCGAAGACACGACCAAGACCA is from Brucella intermedia LMG 3301 and encodes:
- a CDS encoding sugar ABC transporter substrate-binding protein, with the protein product MGSGFFKKAVAVTALAMLMGTASASATNVAWVHSNAAAQSEQRAKAGFDAWLKETNKDWSISVLDSGGSGERTASNIQDAASRGVDAIIVSMSDLRASRAAIDSAVAAKIPVFAIDSGQVDGVVVDVTTNNWAMSADVSPFLLNEMGGKGNLVFLRMAEHHGTRKRGDVMETVLKEYPEVKVIAEHNIDYTAFFEDTTKTMQDYASRFGEEINAVWAPWDEPAQAAINALNAAGLKNVKVIGIDGHPQAIEEVCKPDSLMIATVSQPFEKMGAQTGEWIESIVVKKDDAAKVIPSKTVYLDAPLVTKQNCKDFLPKK
- a CDS encoding ATP-binding protein — encoded protein: MKLPTLPLATLTAIIIAAMLVLSVGLAYLGVTSYAAYLEEGVVKSLPANAAQAYRDMNSGIVPEPAAIRELFDHLDGLSDPVDFQLYLSVLVCGLFSALICSVIGIYLARRIARPLEQLTQVAEGLKSGDFTVRLAESHTSTVEVKSLIESFNALATSLETMEERLRFNNMAVAHELRTPLTILRGSMQGMVDGVFPMDTKTVASLLLQVEGLSRLVEDLRTLSLAIGQKLVMDRERFEVAELVDAVIDSAKPMLEASKLTVEKELSPRTAIADRQRIRQAILALLENACRYAAGGGVLRCQTELTTDGFIAIRVLDRGPGFPENMGDINVNPFWRGDASRSRATGGTGLGLSVVQAIAAAHGGKLELQNRPGGGAIVSILIPGDSAERCS
- a CDS encoding sugar-binding transcriptional regulator, whose product is MSESEDSLMVRVAWLYYVGGFNQEATASRLGLTRARVNKILGEARESGLVSISIDHQNAGTLPVENELMRQYGLDFCISTPPFGFQSDDDTASEIRKQVSFRAVGVAAATYLKSFLADHEDATIGTGWGRTIEQMTLQLAGVRAPQARFISVMGSLTANSAYNPFEVVHMLARRTGGQGFFLPVPFIADSAEDRKVLISQRSVARALEIARTASVCFISAGELTEDSLLRRQNMLSKSELESLRAAGAIGDTNGIFFDENGQQVEHEMNQRTIALSFADLKKVQVVLLIAGQEKAVAAKALLKSGIVNGLIIDGDAAEALIAIL
- a CDS encoding response regulator; its protein translation is MDNSLVLIVEDEPEIAQILDAYLVREGYRTVRAADGETALQHHALLSPDIVLLDVRIPKLDGFAVLARLRQTKNTPVIMVTALAEDIDRLSGLRLGADDYVVKPFNPQEVVARVKAVLRRTKGDQQETLRRFGAIEVDFNAYSAFVNCNGERIALQLTLSEFRILAYMVRRPTHAFDRADILDACLPESDALVRTVDTHISNLRKKLEALGQKDFFPAVRGIGYRLADPK